The window AGCTTCTTCTGCAAAGCCGGAAGTTAAACTCTCTCCGGCCGAGCTTTTTTCAAAAAAGATTGCCTTAAAAACCGCCAAGATTATATCCGTCGAAAGGCATCCCGATGCCGACAAACTCTACATCGAAAAACTTGATGACGGCTCCGGCGAAGAAAGAACAATCCTTTCAGGTCTTGTGCCCTTTTTGAAGGAAGACGAAATATTGGGAAAAACCGTCATAATTGCCGATAACCTAAAACCACGAAAAATGCGCGGTATCGAATCGAAGGGGATGCTTTTGGCGGCAAGCTGGTATGATGAAGAAGAAAAAGAACATGTCGAGCTTCTTCAAGCCCCATGGGCTGCTCCCGGAACGCCTGTAATTCTTGAAGGCGATGCCGATATTTCAGACCCTGAGGCCGTAAAAGCCTTTTACGCACAAAAACCGGCAGCGATAGACGCAGACACCTTCTTTGCCGCTCCCATATTGATAGAAGATTACATTCCTAAAATTGAGGGTAAAAAGCTCTTGGTTGCCGGAAAAGAAATGAAGCTTGAAAAGGTAAAAACCGGAGAAGCAGGCTAGGCCGATTACAGGTTTTTCAGAATAAAATCTTTACCGTTCTTCTAAACAACGGTAAAGATTGGTATGATACTTGCTTAAAATAGCCGTTTGTTTTACTCAATATATTTTTTTCCTAAGTCCTTCGCCTTTCCACCGTTTGCCTTAATCAACTTTCTCCATCTCATCTGCCCGACAATTTTATATAAAAAACGCGGAAAGGCAAGAGATACATAATTATTTTTTTGTATTTCTCCCTTTATAATGATATCCGAAAGTTTTGCAACAGCCTTGTCAATTGCTGCTTTTGGACCATGCCCTGCGGCTGTTTTAGGCATCCCTACCAAGGCACCTCCGCATCCGACTCCGATACCTCCGCCCCATATAAAACCGGCTTTTAAGCACCAATTTTCTAAAATTTGTAATGCTAATTTTCCATGTATCCCTTCATAAAAGCCGCAATTCACTATTCCGTAAATATGTAGATCAGACTTGTGTATAGATACTTCTTCCAATTGAATTAAGCAAGACAGGAGATGTCCCGGAATTCCATCCACATAAAGGGGGTAGGCAAATACCCATGTATCTATCTTTTTTAATTCTTCAATTACTTCTTTGGGAATTTCCGATAAATGAAGTTCAAAATTTACTACTTCTGCATTTTTTTCCAAATATTTTTTTAAATCTTCTAAAAGAATTCCGCTCGCACTATTTTTTGTTTTCGGGCTTCCATTGATTAACGCAATTTTCATAAAAAAACACCATCCAATTCTTTTGCATCTTTATAGAAGTAAACTCCTTTTACTAAAGCATCGTAATTATCTGCGTTGGCTTTTAACAGTTCTTCGGCAGTTTTCTTTTCTATATCGGTAATATTTTCACCGTAAAGGTGGGATGACATTGTAATAATATTTTTATATCTTCTTTTATGGTGCATTTTTCCTTTTCGAATAACAAAGTCCGGATGGATATAAGAGAGTGCCCGATCTTGTACCTTTTTTACAAAAGGACTTATGCTGCCATAATAACAGCGGCTGACTAAAATTAATTCCGAGCAGTTTCCCATGTCGATACCTGTTTTTTCATAACCGTCATGGATGACACATTTCCCCGGAGTTTTTATCCAGCACCCGAAACAGCCAATACAATGATGGATTTTTTTCTTAGGTTGTATGATCTTGTATTCGCCTTTTATCGGAATATTAAAATTTTCAATGTCGGTTATAATAAGTTTCATTGCCATCTACTCCTAAAACAAACATGATTTTGTCTATTTCAATCAGTTGTGCAAAACCCTTCAACAATTCTAGTACTTTTTATATTTTTTTTCAAGGTTCGAAAAATTATATTTTTATAATCCTTATGTCATTAAATTAAAAAAGGGATGCTCCTTAAAGGAACATCCCTTTTGTTTAAGTGTCTAGCCGAAGATGAACATTGATATCAGATAATAGGCTAATACAATTACGGCTGCGATAGGCAGCAAGGTTGTAAGGGCCGCTATTATCAAGGCAGGAACATCTCCTTTTTCAAGGTTTGCTTCTTCCCGCAGATGATTCAATTCTTCATTTTCTTCCATAGCTTGGCGCCTTTTTGACTTTAAACTATGGTCATGGTCTCTAAAAAACATTACAGCTCCGCTCCGCTAAAGTGGCAGGCAACAAAATGTCCCGGTTTTTCTTCCTTAAATTGAGGAATTTCGCGTTTGCATATATCCTTTGCAATGGGGCATCTTGTATGGAATTTACAGCCTGTAGGCGTGATGATATTGGACGGAATGTCTCCTTCCAATAAGATTCGCCTCTTTGTTCTCATCTTCTGTAAGTCCGTTTCAGGAATGGCTGAAAGAAGGACTTTTGTATAAGGATGAAGAGGATTGGCATACATTTCGCGTTTATCGGTAAATTCGACCATATTTCCCAAATACATAACACCGATTCTATCGCTTATGTGCTTTACAACCGAAAGGTCATGAGAAATAAACAAATAGGACAGGTTAAATTCTTTTTGCAGGTCATTGAGGAGGTTTATGATCTGGGACTGAATCGATACGTCCAAGGCCGAAACGGCTTCATCGCATACTATGAATTTAGGCTTTAATGCAAGGGCCCGTGCTATACCTATGCGCTGCCTTTGACCGCCTGAAAATTCATGAGGATATCTGTAAATCATATAGTCCGCCAAGCCGCAGGTGTTCATTATCTCCTTTACATATTTTTCATATGCGGGGTCTTTCTTTTTGAACATTCCATGCTCAAGCAAGGCCTCGCCTATGATCTGTCCTACAGTCATCTTAGGATTAAGAGAGGAGTAGGGGTCTTGGAAGATAATCTGCATCTTTTTTCGTAAGGGCATCATTTGAGTTACAGTGTAATTTGTAATGTTTTCGCCCTCAAAAAAGATTTCGCCTGCTGTGGGCTTGTAAAGTTTTAGGATTGTACGGCCCAAGGTTGATTTTCCGCAGCCCGATTCTCCTACAAGGCCTACGGTTTCTCCTTCATGGATAACGAGGTCTATACCGTCATTGGCGATTACGCACAAGTTTTGACCGTGCAGGTCGGAATAGGTTTCATAGTCCAAAATTAGATCTGTCAGCTCCTTGCCGAGGTCCTTACCGCTTTTATACATGTCCATCAGCTGACTCATGCCTACCTTAGTATTAAACATGCCGGCACAAACCTTAAGAGCTTCATCGGCTATTCTTTTAAGAGTTTTTCTCTCATTCCGTGTTTTGCCGGTAGGAAAATACTGTTTAAGGCCTCGAGTTTCCAATAATATCTTACTCATGTCTACCTCCTGATTTCGGATAAAAGCATCTGATTAAGTGTCCTTCTTCTACTTCAACCAATTCGGGCTTTTCGTTTCGGCATTTTTCGGTTGCATACTCGCACCTTGTCGAAAATCTGCAACCCTTGGGAAGTTTAAGAGGATGAGGTACACTTCCTTGAATTTGAGCGAGATATTCTACTTCTTCATCCAAGAGGGGGATTGATTCAAGCAAGCCTTCCTTATAAGGATGAGAGAATTGAGTCTGTCGGTCAAAGATAACGTCTACCGGAGCCCTTTCAACGATTTCTCCCGTGTACATTACGGCTACATCATCGGCCAATTCTGCAATGGCACCCAAGTCGTGGGTGATAAACATGATTGCCGTGTTGTGCTTTTTCTTTAAATCGTTCATCAACTTAAAGATCTGTGCCTGTATTGTAACATCAAGGGCCGTTGTAGGCTCATCGGCTATCAAAAGACGAGGCTTGCAAGCCAAGGCCATAGCAATCATTACACGCTGCCTCATTCCGCCCGAAAGCTGGAAGGGGTAATTATAAACTACGTTTTCCGGATTAGGGATTTTTACTTCGCGTAAAAGGTCGATGGCGGCAGCCCATGCTTCTTTTTTTGACATGTGCTGATGAAGAATTAAGGGCTCGCTTAGCTGTCTTCCTATTCTGTGAACGGGGTTAAGAGAGGTCATGGGCTCTTGGAATATCATCGATATATCGTTACCCCTTATCTTTCTTATTTCCTTTTTGCCTAAATTTACAAGGTTTATTCCGCCGAAATTTATTTCTCCTTGGACAATTTTGCCCGGATATTCGAGAAGGTTGAGAATACTAAAGGCTGTGATGGATTTACCTGAGCCTGACTCTCCTACTATTCCCAAAGTTTTACCGGCTTCGATTGTAAAATCTACACCTTGAACGGCTTTTATTGTTCCCTTGTTTGTAAAAAAGTATGTATGTAAATTTTTAACTTCAAGTAGAGGATTTTTCATACAGCCGCCTCCTTTACTGTTTGCTTAGCCTGTTTTGCAAGTCTTTTTTCTTCTTTTCGTCGGGCTCTAGCCTCTTTTCTTTGTGCCTTTGTTGTATATTCGGCCTTCGGGTCAATAGAGTCTCTAAGACCTTCACCGATGAGGTTGATACTCATAATAAAGAAAAAGAGCATTGCACCGGGGAATATCCAAATCCACCAAAAGGTTCTAAGGCTTGTGCTGTTTTCTGAGGCCTTCGATAAAAGAGCACCCCATGTCGGAATCGGTTCGGTTACCGACAAGTTTAAGAATGACAAGAATGCTTCACTCAAAATAGATGATGCAAAGGTGAGGGTTGCAGATACTACAACAGTCGCTAATACGTTGGGTACCAAATGTCTGAAAATCTGGTTACGCCTTTTTATCCCTAAGGCCCTCGTTGCCACAATAAATTCCTGTTCCCTTAAAGCTAAAATTTGCCCCCGTATCAATCGGGCTAAGCCTGTCCAGCTTAAAAGTCCCAGTATTATAACTATTACATAGAGCCTGAATTCGGGCGGCCTTTCCCTAAATATGGCTGATAGTGTATAAGCTATGGCCAAGAAGGGGAATGAGGAAAGTATTTCTATTAACCTCATAATAATATTATCAACCCTGCCGCCGAAAAATCCTGCAACCGAACCCATAGTTAAACCTATGGTTACGGCCATAAATGTAGATAAAAAGCCTACCTGTAAAGAAATCCATCCTCCTTCGAGAACTCTCATGAAGGTGTCCCGTCCGTACTTGTCCGTTCCGAATGGGTGTATCCAAGACGGCGGATTATTTTTTATTGTAGGATCTGTTTTTGCAAAATCGTAGCCTGTGAATTTGGTATAGAAATGAGTTACTACAACAAGAAGGACTATTGTAACGAACATATAAAAGCCCATCATAGCCAGTCTGTTGTTTCTAAATTTAATTCTTATCTGCTGTGCCGGGGATAGAATAACTTCGTCTTTTTCACTGAAATTTTTGTTTTCTTCTTGAGCCATTTAAACCTTTCCTTCCCGAATCCTCGGATCTACGACCATATATCCTACATCTATGAAGATATTACCCAATAGGGTAAGAAGTCCAAAGAATAAGAGAACAGTTTGTAATACTGCCCTGTCCTTAAAGCCGTATGCATAATTCATCAGTAATCCCATTCCGGGATAAGCAAATATTTTTTCGACAACTATAGAACCGCCGAAAAGGCCGGGTATATATAAACCGATAAGGGTAACAACCGGTATCAAAGCATTTTGAAAGGCATGTCTGTATATAACTACCTTTTCTGAAAGCCCCTTTGCTCTTGCCGTCCTGATGTAATCTGATTTTAATATTTCAATCATTGCTGATCGTACATAGCGTATAAGTCCTACAAGGGATGTAAGAACTACTACGGTAACCGGTAATATGATATAATGCCAGTCAGGTAGGATGCCTCTAGGATCCGACATACCTGAAAAGGGTAAAATTTGCATAAATATAACGAATACCATTATTAAAAGCAGTGCCAAAAAGAAAGAGGGTAGGGATATACCCACTATTGTTAGAACCGTTACTGTTTTATCAAAAAAACTGTTCTTTTTTACTGCTGCCGTGATTCCTACCGGAATCGAAATTAAAAAGGCTAGAAGAAAGCCCCAAATATTTATTCTAAAAGACCGTTTTATATATGTTCCTATAAACTCATTTACGGGTTTATTGTATTTTATCGAATAACCGAATTCTCCTCGAAAAGTATCGCCCATCCATAAAAAATATCTTTCTACAGGGCCCTTATCGTATCCTAAAAATTTTCTCATGTTTTCAATATATAGGGCTCTTTCTTCCGGCGTCATAGCCTTGGTCTTTTCGGGATCAAGCATTGCCAATATGGGATCTCCCGGCATCAGGTTGATAAGTATAAATATCGCAACCGACATGATTATTAATACCGGAATTATCGATACTAAACGCTTGAATATATACCGGACATATGGAAAAAGGATTTCAAACAGCGATTTTGAACCGCTTACATTATTATTTGCCATAAAATCTCCTTTAGGTAAAAAATAAGACCTCCGCTTAAATTAAACAAGAGGTCTTATGATTGAGTTAAACAATCAGTATTGGATTAATTATTTTTTCCAATTTGCTTCGGGTAAAGCTCTTGCCCAGTTCCACAAAGCTGTAGTATGGAAGTTTTCCAATT of the Treponema denticola ATCC 35405 genome contains:
- a CDS encoding ABC transporter ATP-binding protein, whose translation is MSKILLETRGLKQYFPTGKTRNERKTLKRIADEALKVCAGMFNTKVGMSQLMDMYKSGKDLGKELTDLILDYETYSDLHGQNLCVIANDGIDLVIHEGETVGLVGESGCGKSTLGRTILKLYKPTAGEIFFEGENITNYTVTQMMPLRKKMQIIFQDPYSSLNPKMTVGQIIGEALLEHGMFKKKDPAYEKYVKEIMNTCGLADYMIYRYPHEFSGGQRQRIGIARALALKPKFIVCDEAVSALDVSIQSQIINLLNDLQKEFNLSYLFISHDLSVVKHISDRIGVMYLGNMVEFTDKREMYANPLHPYTKVLLSAIPETDLQKMRTKRRILLEGDIPSNIITPTGCKFHTRCPIAKDICKREIPQFKEEKPGHFVACHFSGAEL
- a CDS encoding flavodoxin family protein, which gives rise to MKLIITDIENFNIPIKGEYKIIQPKKKIHHCIGCFGCWIKTPGKCVIHDGYEKTGIDMGNCSELILVSRCYYGSISPFVKKVQDRALSYIHPDFVIRKGKMHHKRRYKNIITMSSHLYGENITDIEKKTAEELLKANADNYDALVKGVYFYKDAKELDGVFL
- a CDS encoding NAD(P)H-dependent oxidoreductase, giving the protein MKIALINGSPKTKNSASGILLEDLKKYLEKNAEVVNFELHLSEIPKEVIEELKKIDTWVFAYPLYVDGIPGHLLSCLIQLEEVSIHKSDLHIYGIVNCGFYEGIHGKLALQILENWCLKAGFIWGGGIGVGCGGALVGMPKTAAGHGPKAAIDKAVAKLSDIIIKGEIQKNNYVSLAFPRFLYKIVGQMRWRKLIKANGGKAKDLGKKYIE
- a CDS encoding ABC transporter ATP-binding protein — its product is MKNPLLEVKNLHTYFFTNKGTIKAVQGVDFTIEAGKTLGIVGESGSGKSITAFSILNLLEYPGKIVQGEINFGGINLVNLGKKEIRKIRGNDISMIFQEPMTSLNPVHRIGRQLSEPLILHQHMSKKEAWAAAIDLLREVKIPNPENVVYNYPFQLSGGMRQRVMIAMALACKPRLLIADEPTTALDVTIQAQIFKLMNDLKKKHNTAIMFITHDLGAIAELADDVAVMYTGEIVERAPVDVIFDRQTQFSHPYKEGLLESIPLLDEEVEYLAQIQGSVPHPLKLPKGCRFSTRCEYATEKCRNEKPELVEVEEGHLIRCFYPKSGGRHE
- a CDS encoding ABC transporter permease; the protein is MANNNVSGSKSLFEILFPYVRYIFKRLVSIIPVLIIMSVAIFILINLMPGDPILAMLDPEKTKAMTPEERALYIENMRKFLGYDKGPVERYFLWMGDTFRGEFGYSIKYNKPVNEFIGTYIKRSFRINIWGFLLAFLISIPVGITAAVKKNSFFDKTVTVLTIVGISLPSFFLALLLIMVFVIFMQILPFSGMSDPRGILPDWHYIILPVTVVVLTSLVGLIRYVRSAMIEILKSDYIRTARAKGLSEKVVIYRHAFQNALIPVVTLIGLYIPGLFGGSIVVEKIFAYPGMGLLMNYAYGFKDRAVLQTVLLFFGLLTLLGNIFIDVGYMVVDPRIREGKV
- a CDS encoding ABC transporter permease, translating into MAQEENKNFSEKDEVILSPAQQIRIKFRNNRLAMMGFYMFVTIVLLVVVTHFYTKFTGYDFAKTDPTIKNNPPSWIHPFGTDKYGRDTFMRVLEGGWISLQVGFLSTFMAVTIGLTMGSVAGFFGGRVDNIIMRLIEILSSFPFLAIAYTLSAIFRERPPEFRLYVIVIILGLLSWTGLARLIRGQILALREQEFIVATRALGIKRRNQIFRHLVPNVLATVVVSATLTFASSILSEAFLSFLNLSVTEPIPTWGALLSKASENSTSLRTFWWIWIFPGAMLFFFIMSINLIGEGLRDSIDPKAEYTTKAQRKEARARRKEEKRLAKQAKQTVKEAAV